ATTAAAATAAGAGAAAAGTCAGATGAATTAGGTGAAGATATATTAGAAGAAGCTCTTGAATTTAAAAAGAAATATGAAAATTTTTCTAAAGAAACAATTGAACTTAAAAGAAGGTATATAAATCTTATAAAGAAAAATAGATTTTATACGAGACTTATTAAAGCATTTCCCCATGTTAAATCTAACAAGTATTTTGATTCCCTTGAAATTTTAAAAAAAAATGTAATATATAAGGGGAGAAATAGAAAATAGTTACTTGAGCTTTCTACAAAATCACTTAGGAATAGACTCAATTTTAAAGTTCATGGAAAATGTTGCAAAAGTATGGTATAATTTTAATACAATACCTAATCCCAAAATTATTGTATATATTAAAAATAAGTACCTTTATTTAGGTGCTTGTTTTTTGTTCAAAAATTAGTTTTTATGGATAATATGGATAAATTGTTTATAACTTATTCAATTAAATTTAATAAATCTGACGGTATACTCGATTTATGATTAGACCAAGAATAAATTTTCCGTATACATATTAGAATACAAGGGATAATAATATTATCATTCTTATGTTTATCGTATGTATTGTTAAAAAAGAAAAAATAGTATATACTGATGTATATACAGTAGAACGGTAAATCTTATAATTAAAATATTTAATTATTTTAAGAGTTAGCTACTTAGTTATATGTATAAAATATGGATTCAGAGGTGTAAACAATGGATGATTTATTTTTGGTAAATGAAATAAACAGACTAAAAATAGAAAGGGATGCCTGTATATTGGCACATAATTATCAACTGCCAGAAGTTCAAGATATAGCAGACATTGTAGGAGATTCTCTTGCACTCAGCAGGGCAGCGGCAGAAACTACTAACAAGGTTATAGTTTTTTGTGGGGTAAAATTCATGGCAGAAAGTGCTAAAATTTTATCACCAGATAAAACGGTTTTAATTCCGTCAAAATATGCAGGATGTCCTTTGGCAGATTCTATAACCAAAGAGCAGCTGGAAATGGAAAAGAAAAAACATCCAGAAGCCGAAGTTATATGTTATGTAAATTCTTCTGCAGAAGTTAAGGCTGTAAGCGATGTAAGCTGTACTTCTTCAAATGCAGTGAAAGTAGTGCAGAATTCAAAATCCAATAAAATATTATTTGTACCAGATGAAAATTTGGCAGGATATGTAGCAGAACAGATTCCTGACAAGGAAATCATACCTTGGGCAGGGCATTGCATTACTCATGCAAGGATAACTGTAGATGATGTTATCAAGGCACAAGAGGAACATCCAGAGGCTGAAATGCTGGTACATCCAGAGGTTTCGGAGGAAATAAGGGAAAATGCAGATTTTGTGGGAAGTACTTCCGCTATAATCAATTATGCCAAAAATTCTGATAGCAAAGAATTTATCATAGGTACTGAGATAGGGGTACTGCACAAGATGAAAAAGGATAGTCCTGAAAAACAATTTTATTTACTTAGTCCAAGACTTGTATGTGAAAATATGAAAATGACAAGACTTGTGGACGTATATAATTCTTTGATGAATATGCAGTATGAAGTTTTTGTTCCAGAAAATGTAAGAATAAAGGCTCTAGGTTCTCTTGAAAAGATGATAAGTATTGAATAAATTTATATTAATAAGGTAGGGATATAAATTGAGAAGATATCTAGTTGATTATAATGAAAGTTTTGTTATTGACCAAAATTTTGATGTGGCTATAATTGGAGCAGGAATAGCAGGATTATATACCGCATTGATGCTGCCAAAGGATTTGAAAATAGTAATTTTGAGTAAGAAAGATATAGAGGATTGTGATTCCTATTTGGCTCAAGGAGGAATTGCTGCCAGTATAAAAAATGACAATAGGGAGCTTCATGTAAAAGATACCATAAATGCAGGGTGTTATGTAAATGATTTAGATGCGGTTAATGTGCTTATAAATGAGTCGCAGGAAGCAATTGATAGTCTAGTGGAATTGGGAGTGGATTTTGACAGAGATTCTCTAGGCAATTTTTACAGATCTTTAGAAGGAAATCATTCCATGCCAAGAATACTTCATGTACATGGAGATTCTACAGGAAAAGGAATAATGGATATACTTATAAAAAATGTTAAAGAGGCTTCCAATATAACTGTTATAACTGATATTTTTGCTATGGATGTGGTTGATAGTGAAAAGATATATAAAGGTATAACTGCCTACCATAATGACAAGTTTTTTTATTTTAATACTAAATTTTGTGTAGTGGCGTCAGGAGGAATTGGACAATTATTTTCAAAGACTACAAATGTAGATATACTTACAGGGGATGGCATTGCTATGGCACTTAGAGCAGGCGTAAATTTGGACAATATGGAGTATATACAGTTTCATCCAACAGCTTTCTATTCTAAAGATGTGAAAGATAAGTTGTTCTTAATATCAGAAGCAGTAAGAGGAGAAGGAGCTGTACTTAGAAATATAAACGAGGAAAGATTTATGGGCGAATATGATAATAGAATGGAGCTAGCACCTAGAGATATTGTAGCAAGAGCTATTAAGGATCAAATGGATAAAACTAAAACTGATTATGTTTATTTGGATGTAACCATGTATGATAAGAATTTCTTAAAACGTAGATTTAATACCATTTATTCTGAGTGTAAAAGTCAAGGAATTGAAATGAATAAGGACTATATTCCTGTGACTCCTGCAGCACACTATTTTATGGGAGGAATAAAAGTAGATTTATATGGAAGAACTAATATTGAAAATTTTTATGCAGTAGGA
This window of the Clostridium kluyveri DSM 555 genome carries:
- the nadA gene encoding quinolinate synthase NadA, producing the protein MDDLFLVNEINRLKIERDACILAHNYQLPEVQDIADIVGDSLALSRAAAETTNKVIVFCGVKFMAESAKILSPDKTVLIPSKYAGCPLADSITKEQLEMEKKKHPEAEVICYVNSSAEVKAVSDVSCTSSNAVKVVQNSKSNKILFVPDENLAGYVAEQIPDKEIIPWAGHCITHARITVDDVIKAQEEHPEAEMLVHPEVSEEIRENADFVGSTSAIINYAKNSDSKEFIIGTEIGVLHKMKKDSPEKQFYLLSPRLVCENMKMTRLVDVYNSLMNMQYEVFVPENVRIKALGSLEKMISIE
- the nadB gene encoding L-aspartate oxidase, whose protein sequence is MRRYLVDYNESFVIDQNFDVAIIGAGIAGLYTALMLPKDLKIVILSKKDIEDCDSYLAQGGIAASIKNDNRELHVKDTINAGCYVNDLDAVNVLINESQEAIDSLVELGVDFDRDSLGNFYRSLEGNHSMPRILHVHGDSTGKGIMDILIKNVKEASNITVITDIFAMDVVDSEKIYKGITAYHNDKFFYFNTKFCVVASGGIGQLFSKTTNVDILTGDGIAMALRAGVNLDNMEYIQFHPTAFYSKDVKDKLFLISEAVRGEGAVLRNINEERFMGEYDNRMELAPRDIVARAIKDQMDKTKTDYVYLDVTMYDKNFLKRRFNTIYSECKSQGIEMNKDYIPVTPAAHYFMGGIKVDLYGRTNIENFYAVGECACTGVHGANRLASNSLMEALVFGKRAAVDISCRMKQKKYLDYEDMNKIGIKTLFNGFKTEHMKIDFSVLKENLKNFMEDTAGIVRSVDKLKKVLDYINNVLYEIENCNFSDIYSMEVYNMYQVSGAIVTSILDSKASIGSNYVEEYSERSLVRQI